One Paraburkholderia agricolaris DNA segment encodes these proteins:
- a CDS encoding plasmid stabilization protein, whose translation MRPDWDRWCTRRGLTSAEGARQVIAVALGADANPDADETGVEAGVQWISIDEPRTRIEIRLTHTELESVEQRAAAFGMTSNRWIVALIRAQLKREPQFGAQEMRLLSDSNQQLAAISRWLGQLAREGPAFDTEPNGNNQVGVIRNQIDVHLRAVTALVRANLDRWSR comes from the coding sequence ATGCGACCGGACTGGGATCGCTGGTGTACGCGCCGCGGCCTGACATCTGCTGAGGGCGCCCGGCAAGTCATTGCGGTGGCGTTGGGAGCAGATGCCAACCCGGACGCCGACGAGACTGGGGTCGAAGCGGGAGTGCAATGGATCAGTATCGACGAGCCTCGGACACGGATCGAGATCAGGCTGACGCACACAGAACTGGAATCGGTGGAACAGCGGGCCGCAGCGTTCGGTATGACCAGCAACCGCTGGATTGTGGCGCTGATTCGCGCGCAACTGAAACGGGAACCACAGTTCGGAGCGCAGGAAATGCGACTATTGTCAGATTCGAACCAGCAGCTTGCCGCGATTAGCCGATGGTTGGGGCAGCTTGCGCGGGAAGGCCCTGCGTTCGATACGGAACCCAACGGGAACAACCAGGTTGGAGTCATTCGGAACCAGATCGACGTGCATCTGCGTGCAGTGACTGCGCTCGTTCGAGCGAACCTTGATCGATGGAGCCGGTGA
- a CDS encoding relaxase/mobilization nuclease domain-containing protein, whose product MAYPKAYIDAMLLNWGDRLFQEPFRHVGAPRLSRATMRDAATRMRDQLVRTLRRTPEVMVKITNKASSAQGMGAVRRHLRYISRNGQVELEDQNGDRISGPEAVRDLARTWQLGGWGIPEASHRREVFNVLLSMPPGTNRQAVRDAARDFAAIEFGDGRAYVFAAHDDEAHPHVHLSVQVRGPDGRRLNPRRQDLRQWRERFAEQLRVHGVEANATPRRARGVTRRYPKQGVAHMLARGEVPMYWQAVANAEQRRAGSQSYDGVLSAWWELARVIAASPARQDRAMAVGIADFVRTMPVLRDVPTAANSLQQKGPPQLERTPPKRDNRPNDPGLYIDR is encoded by the coding sequence ATGGCTTACCCGAAGGCATACATCGACGCGATGCTCCTGAACTGGGGTGACCGCCTGTTTCAGGAGCCGTTCAGGCATGTCGGCGCACCGCGGCTTTCGCGTGCGACCATGCGAGATGCAGCCACTCGTATGCGGGACCAGTTGGTCCGGACGCTCAGACGTACGCCGGAGGTGATGGTCAAGATCACCAACAAGGCATCGAGTGCCCAGGGTATGGGTGCAGTACGCCGACATCTCCGTTATATCTCGCGTAACGGGCAGGTCGAACTGGAAGACCAGAACGGCGACAGGATTTCGGGACCTGAAGCCGTGCGTGACCTTGCAAGAACCTGGCAGCTCGGAGGCTGGGGAATACCGGAGGCGAGTCATCGTCGAGAGGTATTCAATGTGCTGCTTTCCATGCCACCGGGTACGAACCGGCAGGCAGTGCGCGATGCCGCACGAGACTTTGCGGCGATCGAGTTTGGTGATGGGCGCGCATATGTTTTTGCAGCACATGACGACGAAGCTCACCCACACGTCCACCTGAGCGTACAGGTACGGGGACCCGATGGTCGACGTCTCAATCCGCGCAGGCAGGATCTTCGGCAGTGGCGCGAGCGATTCGCCGAGCAGCTACGCGTGCATGGCGTCGAGGCCAATGCAACACCCCGGAGGGCGCGGGGTGTCACACGACGTTATCCGAAACAGGGCGTCGCGCATATGCTGGCTCGGGGCGAGGTGCCGATGTACTGGCAGGCCGTAGCAAACGCGGAGCAGCGCCGGGCTGGATCGCAGTCTTATGACGGCGTGCTCTCCGCGTGGTGGGAGTTGGCACGGGTAATCGCAGCGTCGCCTGCGAGGCAGGATCGTGCGATGGCGGTCGGTATTGCGGACTTCGTGCGGACGATGCCAGTGCTACGGGACGTGCCAACGGCCGCTAATAGTCTTCAGCAGAAAGGCCCGCCGCAACTGGAACGCACGCCACCAAAGCGGGACAATCGGCCGAACGATCCAGGTCTGTATATCGATCGCTGA
- a CDS encoding group II intron maturase-specific domain-containing protein, whose translation MRQAVRGWRLPRQTFRSLVELADQCNPTIRGWWNYYGAFYRTAMQGLGRYLDRKLARWARCKYKTLRRHKRRSDEWLHKMRKAYPRQFVYWLFLGVKVG comes from the coding sequence ATGAGACAGGCAGTGCGGGGGTGGCGGCTACCTCGTCAGACGTTCAGGTCACTGGTCGAACTGGCCGATCAATGCAATCCCACGATACGTGGCTGGTGGAACTATTACGGGGCTTTCTATCGGACGGCCATGCAGGGGCTCGGTCGGTATCTTGACCGCAAGCTGGCACGCTGGGCCAGGTGCAAGTACAAGACACTACGACGGCATAAACGGCGTAGCGACGAGTGGTTGCACAAGATGAGGAAGGCGTACCCGCGACAGTTTGTATACTGGCTGTTTCTGGGAGTAAAGGTTGGATAA
- a CDS encoding PriCT-2 domain-containing protein — protein MSTAWVDETTRVRAALAVIPADDYGTWVDMAFALKHGFGDAGFDIWDEWSRTATNYNERSARTTWRSARESGGKTLASLFWLARQHGFDLKRTHYPDRMATALAPQPDVLERRARDEARQQARHAAVAREAQEIWQWARPVGPQHPYLVRKQLEPTRSLRELEAPELHALLGYVAASDEQLLKGRVLVVPFWIGKAISTLELIDEQGRKSSLAGGVKRGGYWIAGPAPAERELTTPILIGEGMATVLSAHRATGWVALATLSSGTLPEVAGALRERYPDADLVVLGEIGPGETKARQAAGESRARLALPAFADDAQLDGKPPTDFNDMAVLFGEARVGDRLREIAFRSVGLAVDGMEPDVASVTDAADAKTDEPKEEVMSRVKATLVNDAEGSSRRWPSKRGAQRKSDAPEAHVQASAAAEVNGAGKGTAVEQPALPLAADSQAAGTTRFVPARPPVGEPLFGVGDVPNEVRALAEHRFGTPLRMGTPRENGGPYRGEVFNTEQYLIQEVATRSVVFHPKGQMEFASDRLRWMDENARLNGSELQIGYDGERPKVYPWDRARDLLERTVGSLKKSARELNFSPNLEGMLDQLQARSWARVREARAAALEQSKERAASQDPSGPDR, from the coding sequence ATGAGCACGGCCTGGGTGGATGAGACCACGCGTGTGCGGGCCGCACTGGCCGTCATTCCTGCGGATGACTACGGCACATGGGTCGACATGGCATTTGCGCTCAAGCACGGCTTCGGCGATGCCGGCTTCGACATCTGGGACGAATGGAGCCGTACGGCCACCAATTACAACGAGCGTTCGGCACGCACCACGTGGCGTTCGGCAAGGGAGTCCGGTGGCAAGACGCTCGCATCCCTTTTCTGGCTCGCGCGGCAGCACGGCTTCGATCTGAAGCGAACTCACTATCCCGACCGGATGGCAACAGCGCTCGCGCCACAACCGGATGTGCTTGAGCGCAGGGCTCGCGATGAGGCCCGGCAGCAGGCCCGGCACGCGGCGGTGGCTCGCGAGGCACAGGAAATCTGGCAATGGGCGCGACCCGTGGGCCCGCAACACCCCTATCTCGTTCGCAAACAACTCGAACCGACGCGCTCACTGCGCGAACTGGAGGCGCCCGAACTGCATGCATTGCTGGGGTACGTCGCGGCGAGCGACGAGCAACTGCTCAAGGGACGTGTGCTGGTGGTGCCGTTCTGGATCGGAAAGGCGATCTCGACACTTGAGCTGATTGATGAACAGGGCCGCAAGTCATCGCTGGCCGGAGGCGTCAAGCGAGGTGGGTACTGGATCGCCGGACCCGCACCGGCAGAGCGTGAACTCACCACACCGATCCTGATTGGCGAAGGCATGGCAACGGTGCTATCCGCGCACAGGGCGACGGGCTGGGTGGCACTTGCGACCTTGTCGAGCGGCACGCTACCTGAGGTCGCCGGCGCGTTGCGCGAACGATATCCCGATGCTGATCTGGTTGTACTCGGAGAGATCGGGCCCGGAGAAACCAAGGCCCGGCAGGCAGCCGGGGAGTCGCGGGCACGTCTGGCACTGCCTGCATTCGCTGACGACGCACAGCTGGATGGCAAACCCCCGACTGATTTCAATGACATGGCAGTGCTGTTTGGGGAGGCGCGCGTCGGGGACCGTTTGCGCGAAATCGCATTCAGAAGCGTTGGACTGGCAGTCGATGGCATGGAACCGGATGTGGCTAGCGTAACCGACGCGGCCGACGCAAAGACGGACGAACCAAAGGAGGAAGTGATGAGCCGTGTGAAAGCAACCCTGGTGAACGACGCAGAGGGAAGTTCGCGTCGCTGGCCGTCTAAACGCGGTGCCCAGAGAAAGTCCGATGCGCCGGAGGCTCACGTTCAGGCGAGCGCAGCGGCCGAGGTGAATGGGGCTGGGAAGGGGACGGCGGTCGAGCAGCCCGCATTGCCGCTGGCGGCTGATTCTCAGGCAGCCGGGACGACGCGTTTTGTGCCGGCCCGCCCGCCTGTTGGTGAACCGCTGTTCGGTGTGGGGGACGTGCCCAACGAGGTCCGGGCGCTTGCCGAGCACCGCTTCGGCACACCGCTCCGCATGGGCACACCGCGCGAGAACGGAGGTCCCTACCGAGGAGAGGTGTTCAACACTGAGCAATACCTGATTCAGGAGGTCGCAACGCGCAGCGTCGTGTTCCATCCGAAAGGTCAGATGGAGTTTGCGTCGGATCGGCTCCGGTGGATGGATGAGAACGCCCGCCTGAACGGGTCGGAGCTTCAGATCGGATACGACGGGGAGAGGCCGAAAGTCTATCCGTGGGATCGCGCGCGGGATCTGCTCGAGCGCACGGTCGGCTCGCTGAAGAAGTCGGCACGCGAACTGAACTTCAGTCCGAATCTGGAAGGGATGCTGGACCAGTTGCAGGCTCGGTCGTGGGCGCGCGTGCGTGAGGCTCGCGCGGCGGCGCTGGAGCAGTCGAAGGAGCGGGCGGCATCGCAGGACCCTTCAGGACCTGACCGGTGA
- a CDS encoding Mu transposase C-terminal domain-containing protein: MLSREQAKRAAQLLNVHWATVYRLRRRFLANPVTSTLQPSPCGRIPGGRLDAAVETVIDDVVHEWLPAQRQLAHPATDLVLEIKRRCAVVGLDSPSRSTVARRWTAYRQQDALARAALPESMVAPGTFGVRYPLDIVQIDHTQADILLVSELDGQVIGRPWLSLALDVASRCVLGFYLGMERPGAATVGLLLTRVALPKASWLAKIGVEADWPMRGIPRVLHLDNAAEFKSRALRSGCREYGIDLMYRPVGKPHFGGHIERLNRTLMERVRGLPGATGSSAKGHKARQAEKTASLTLRDFEQWMTIEIGRRYHQSPHRGLSELPPAEKWRELSSSAEARYLPNAPDAELQFLIRFLPVELRTIQADGLNLFRIRYWHPLFAAWRETRRAVTVRYHPEDLSRVFVSAGKKSYIEVRYADLRRPPISLFEQRAALKAIRARGQRTISEREIFETVMQQRSVIVNATRATRRRRRSRLQSIPSVGMLDRQGTQQQLEQRDAEQVNYDSPVTAYDVEQW; the protein is encoded by the coding sequence GTGCTTTCCCGGGAGCAGGCGAAACGAGCGGCGCAATTGCTCAACGTTCACTGGGCGACTGTCTATCGCTTGCGTCGCCGCTTTCTCGCGAATCCTGTGACGAGCACTTTGCAGCCGTCGCCTTGCGGTCGCATACCAGGCGGCCGACTGGATGCCGCGGTTGAGACTGTCATCGACGATGTCGTGCATGAGTGGTTACCCGCGCAACGGCAACTAGCCCATCCAGCAACCGATCTGGTGCTTGAAATAAAACGTCGATGTGCGGTTGTGGGCCTGGATTCTCCCAGTCGGTCTACGGTGGCTCGCCGATGGACAGCATATCGCCAGCAGGACGCATTGGCACGAGCTGCACTTCCCGAATCGATGGTTGCACCCGGTACGTTCGGGGTCCGGTATCCGCTTGACATCGTCCAGATCGATCATACGCAAGCCGACATACTGCTGGTGAGCGAGTTGGACGGGCAGGTCATTGGCCGACCTTGGCTGTCCCTCGCACTTGACGTTGCGTCGAGGTGCGTGCTGGGTTTCTACTTAGGAATGGAGCGGCCCGGTGCGGCCACGGTTGGCTTGCTTCTCACGCGGGTGGCGTTGCCGAAAGCGTCATGGCTTGCCAAGATAGGCGTAGAAGCAGACTGGCCCATGCGAGGCATTCCGCGTGTCCTGCATCTCGATAACGCAGCTGAGTTCAAGAGCAGGGCGCTCCGCAGCGGGTGCCGTGAATATGGCATTGACCTCATGTATCGTCCAGTCGGTAAGCCTCATTTTGGTGGCCATATTGAACGGTTGAACCGGACGTTGATGGAGCGCGTGCGTGGGTTGCCAGGGGCGACGGGATCGTCCGCAAAAGGACACAAGGCTCGCCAAGCGGAGAAAACCGCCAGCCTGACATTAAGGGACTTCGAACAATGGATGACGATCGAAATCGGAAGACGATATCACCAAAGCCCTCATCGCGGCTTGTCTGAGCTTCCTCCTGCCGAAAAGTGGCGCGAGCTTTCCAGTTCGGCCGAGGCCCGATATCTGCCGAATGCACCGGATGCAGAACTTCAATTTTTGATAAGGTTTCTGCCAGTCGAGCTACGAACAATTCAGGCGGACGGCCTCAACTTATTTCGGATCCGGTACTGGCATCCGTTGTTCGCCGCGTGGCGGGAGACACGCCGAGCTGTGACTGTTCGTTACCATCCCGAAGACCTGTCGCGGGTATTCGTAAGTGCGGGAAAGAAGAGCTACATAGAGGTGCGCTACGCGGACTTGCGACGGCCTCCCATCTCGCTCTTCGAACAGCGGGCAGCCTTGAAAGCGATCAGGGCGAGAGGACAGCGAACGATCTCGGAAAGGGAAATTTTTGAGACGGTCATGCAGCAGCGAAGCGTGATCGTGAATGCGACGCGTGCCACACGGAGGCGTCGGCGTTCGAGACTACAAAGCATTCCTTCTGTAGGGATGCTCGACCGTCAAGGCACCCAGCAGCAACTCGAACAACGGGACGCGGAACAGGTGAACTATGACTCGCCTGTGACGGCGTACGATGTCGAACAGTGGTAG
- a CDS encoding LPD7 domain-containing protein, giving the protein MTETSLPAEPVINVIEQDIHGLPGAVEQSGSAGRTQQLDAAAMDAVSARRRREFDAARSRLRDQVARDNAEVIRQSDASPGISAPSRGNASARAPLDQPPERVRKRYLRAGNQYFLKDAPYQLAFEDLGPYLVTEHNRPDVVESMVEIASAKSWTRIRVSGHEAFRSEVWLQGTLLGIEVSGYEPKAADLARLADARQARPQNRMEADASMPPAGTQSPPDDNSALAKASTSATETPNPAGGMARPVPARSEDQHRLNRAEPQVVSDEPETPRQYAGELLEHGRAPYLHNPARSDSYYVAFRDARGTGRVVWGIDLERAMLASRAELGDHITLENLGRRIVPVKMPILDDNGAVVGEKERDVHRNSWQVDVTRRERSIAGFVDRSEGASGVSTASVDASAREGRQAHRPFTVTDEDKVLNLAVLAGAMREQGFSARSIARVRQRAEEMLDAFGREGIPVPRPRVFDPKAQSERDRWARPAAGCIPAREIEREFVRTPVDPSPAR; this is encoded by the coding sequence ATGACTGAAACATCATTGCCTGCCGAGCCGGTCATCAACGTGATCGAGCAGGATATTCATGGCTTACCTGGCGCCGTAGAACAATCCGGCAGCGCAGGTCGTACCCAACAGCTGGACGCGGCGGCTATGGATGCTGTGTCAGCCCGGCGCCGACGTGAGTTCGATGCGGCCCGCTCGCGCCTGCGCGATCAGGTGGCCCGCGACAATGCCGAAGTGATCCGGCAGTCAGATGCGAGTCCTGGTATCAGTGCGCCGTCGCGGGGCAATGCTTCTGCGCGTGCACCGCTCGATCAGCCACCCGAGCGTGTGCGCAAGCGTTACCTGCGTGCGGGCAATCAGTACTTCCTCAAGGATGCACCGTATCAGCTCGCGTTTGAGGATCTGGGGCCGTACCTCGTCACCGAGCATAACCGGCCGGACGTGGTCGAGTCGATGGTTGAAATTGCCTCGGCCAAATCGTGGACGCGGATTCGCGTATCTGGGCATGAGGCATTCCGCAGCGAAGTGTGGCTGCAAGGGACACTGCTTGGCATCGAGGTGAGTGGGTATGAGCCGAAGGCCGCTGATCTCGCGCGTCTGGCGGATGCCCGGCAGGCACGTCCGCAGAACCGGATGGAGGCTGACGCATCGATGCCTCCTGCCGGAACGCAATCGCCGCCGGACGACAACAGTGCACTGGCGAAGGCGTCCACATCCGCGACGGAAACACCCAACCCCGCAGGCGGCATGGCTCGGCCGGTGCCTGCACGCTCCGAAGATCAGCACCGACTCAACCGGGCGGAACCACAGGTGGTTAGTGACGAACCCGAGACCCCACGGCAGTATGCCGGCGAACTGCTCGAGCACGGCCGTGCGCCGTACCTGCATAACCCGGCACGAAGCGACTCCTACTACGTGGCATTCCGCGACGCGAGGGGTACCGGGCGCGTTGTCTGGGGAATAGATCTGGAACGCGCCATGCTCGCATCACGCGCTGAACTAGGGGACCACATCACACTGGAAAACCTGGGTCGACGCATCGTCCCCGTCAAGATGCCGATTCTTGATGACAACGGCGCGGTGGTCGGCGAGAAAGAGAGGGACGTTCACCGGAATTCCTGGCAGGTCGATGTGACGCGCCGTGAAAGATCGATTGCCGGGTTCGTAGATCGATCCGAAGGCGCATCCGGTGTGTCGACGGCCTCTGTGGACGCGTCAGCGCGCGAGGGCCGGCAGGCGCATCGACCATTCACGGTAACTGATGAGGACAAGGTTCTGAACCTGGCGGTACTGGCCGGAGCCATGCGGGAACAGGGATTCAGCGCGCGTTCGATCGCACGCGTGCGGCAACGCGCGGAGGAGATGCTGGATGCGTTTGGCCGGGAGGGGATTCCGGTGCCGCGACCGAGAGTCTTCGATCCGAAAGCCCAGTCGGAACGGGATCGATGGGCACGGCCCGCGGCCGGGTGTATACCTGCACGGGAAATCGAGCGCGAGTTTGTGCGCACGCCAGTCGACCCTTCGCCAGCACGCTAG
- a CDS encoding helix-turn-helix domain-containing protein — protein MTSADLSRLAGMVGRAIARNRIAADLTQEQVAEQLGIGNEAVSRIERGLVMPNVARLMQLADVFDCDIADLLTEASSRPSDQAKHLARVLTGVSSKDREMIVEIVERLTARFARR, from the coding sequence ATGACGAGTGCGGACCTGAGCCGATTGGCAGGGATGGTGGGACGGGCGATAGCGAGAAACCGCATTGCGGCGGATCTGACGCAGGAGCAGGTTGCTGAACAACTGGGAATAGGTAATGAGGCGGTGTCGCGCATCGAGCGAGGACTCGTCATGCCCAATGTTGCGCGGCTGATGCAACTGGCCGACGTCTTTGACTGCGATATTGCTGACCTGCTGACCGAAGCAAGTAGTCGCCCGAGCGATCAGGCTAAGCACCTTGCACGCGTACTTACTGGGGTTTCCAGCAAGGATCGGGAGATGATCGTAGAGATCGTCGAGCGGTTGACTGCGAGATTTGCCCGACGCTGA
- a CDS encoding TniB family NTP-binding protein: protein MKHDELAHLLPAAREQAQLGNEERVKSLLRDRWIDYPRATEALQVLQRLYETPPRDRMPCLLLHGDSNIGKTKITAKFRRAHPNEFDERRGVERCPVVTVQMPPTPDQHRFYSGLLFELGAPHNAAAGLASLERLARDILKTMSPQMLIVDEVHHLLAGTYREQRASLNLLKYLANDLKISMVLVGTRDAVLALQTDPQMVSRYRPFEIPRWRESDNLRRLLAAFEKVLPLRKPSDLSRREIVQYVLELSGGLTGAISTILNDAAELSIRKR from the coding sequence ATGAAGCACGATGAGCTGGCGCACTTACTTCCAGCTGCCAGAGAGCAGGCGCAGTTGGGAAACGAAGAGCGTGTAAAAAGTCTCCTTCGTGATCGCTGGATCGATTATCCACGAGCGACGGAAGCATTACAGGTGCTTCAAAGGCTCTATGAAACACCTCCACGCGACCGGATGCCATGCCTTTTACTCCACGGCGATTCGAACATTGGGAAAACCAAGATTACTGCGAAGTTCAGGCGCGCCCATCCCAACGAATTTGATGAGAGACGAGGTGTAGAGCGGTGTCCCGTTGTTACCGTCCAGATGCCTCCGACTCCGGATCAGCATAGGTTTTATTCTGGGTTGCTATTTGAGCTCGGTGCTCCCCATAACGCTGCCGCTGGTTTGGCTTCTCTCGAACGGCTGGCGCGGGACATCCTGAAAACAATGTCGCCGCAGATGCTGATCGTGGACGAGGTCCATCACCTGCTCGCGGGAACGTATCGCGAGCAGCGTGCTTCTCTGAATCTGCTGAAATACCTCGCAAATGACCTGAAGATCAGCATGGTCCTTGTGGGCACCCGCGACGCAGTGCTCGCGCTTCAAACCGATCCGCAGATGGTGAGCCGTTACAGGCCGTTCGAGATACCCCGGTGGAGGGAAAGCGATAACCTCCGTCGACTTCTCGCCGCGTTCGAAAAGGTTCTGCCGCTCAGGAAACCATCGGATCTCTCACGACGCGAGATCGTCCAGTACGTGCTGGAATTGAGCGGTGGTCTGACGGGCGCCATTTCGACGATCCTGAACGACGCAGCCGAACTGTCGATCAGAAAACGGTGA
- a CDS encoding TniQ family protein: protein MRDPVTPWPVAPRPFFEEAFGSWLGRVATRYQISVGMLWETSTGLDLPNLGKAGWILFPPVAASPLDRLSKLARVSDGRLAAIQTPPEWMVDQRNLVYCFRCLVVNEVDVSAPRWKREWLDPAAEYCGTHHSLLETVPASVFRKAANFGAALRAISRYRTPRFPRSRRLR, encoded by the coding sequence ATGCGTGATCCTGTCACGCCATGGCCAGTTGCTCCTCGGCCGTTTTTCGAAGAGGCGTTTGGCAGCTGGCTGGGTCGAGTCGCGACGCGTTACCAGATCAGCGTGGGCATGCTTTGGGAGACAAGCACAGGGCTGGACCTGCCGAACCTTGGCAAAGCGGGGTGGATATTGTTTCCTCCAGTCGCCGCATCGCCGCTAGATCGACTCTCGAAGTTGGCCCGTGTGAGCGACGGGAGATTGGCAGCAATCCAGACGCCGCCTGAATGGATGGTCGACCAGCGTAACCTTGTATATTGCTTCAGATGCCTCGTGGTCAACGAAGTCGACGTTTCGGCACCGCGGTGGAAGAGGGAATGGCTCGATCCGGCAGCTGAATATTGCGGAACGCACCATAGTCTGCTGGAAACGGTCCCCGCATCGGTTTTTCGAAAAGCTGCCAACTTCGGCGCAGCGCTTCGGGCAATATCGCGCTATCGAACCCCCCGGTTTCCACGAAGCAGACGGCTACGCTAG
- a CDS encoding type IV secretory system conjugative DNA transfer family protein has protein sequence MNARLNMDAPSIVVGVWRGRYLRFAGQQFVLLAAPARSGKGVGIVIPNLLSYPDSVVVLDIKRENYALTAGFRRTHGQDVYLFDPFAEDGRTHRYNPLSAISDGLFRVGDILAIGYALYPLGGHDDFWKDQARNLFLGIVLLLCEWRDAKRAGSSASIPDYPVTMGEVLRQSSGNGMPVKAYLQRALVQHRDLLTGPCIDALNRFLSNDDKVLASILATFHAPLTIWANPIVDAATSGNDFDLRDVRRRRMSVYIGITPDHLSEAALLVNLVFSQLVNLNTKQLPEADPTLRFQCLLLLDEMTAIGKIHIIARAVAYMAGYNLRLLSVVQSVAQLESVYGRADARTFLTNHAMQILYAPREQKDANEYSEMLGTFTDHSRSVSRSSAIFGGRGGSSESTSEQRRALLLPQELKELGRDKEIILLENTKPILADRICYWRDPVFASRVSAAPPVPAMNLARFRAQAERRLREVQPEEIDPEGEGPIQVPADYLEVLQAWDPRDLPQRLSDLSEDEAVAYVERHFMLLGVPAARVACATRRLTVADLDVADLAPAKPVRARRGGVPADRSNVPASQGARQ, from the coding sequence ATGAACGCGCGACTGAACATGGACGCCCCATCCATTGTCGTGGGTGTCTGGCGAGGTCGTTATCTACGTTTCGCCGGACAGCAGTTCGTGCTGCTCGCGGCACCCGCGCGATCCGGCAAGGGCGTTGGCATCGTGATACCGAACCTGTTGAGCTATCCCGACTCCGTTGTGGTGCTCGACATCAAGCGCGAAAACTATGCGCTCACCGCAGGATTCCGGCGCACACACGGGCAGGACGTGTATCTGTTCGATCCGTTTGCGGAGGACGGTCGCACGCATCGTTACAACCCGTTGTCGGCAATCTCGGATGGACTGTTCCGTGTGGGGGATATTCTCGCGATTGGTTATGCCCTGTATCCGCTGGGCGGCCACGATGACTTCTGGAAGGACCAGGCGCGCAACCTGTTTCTCGGCATCGTACTGTTGCTCTGTGAGTGGCGTGATGCAAAGCGGGCAGGCAGTAGCGCATCCATTCCTGACTATCCGGTTACGATGGGCGAGGTACTGCGGCAGTCGTCCGGCAACGGCATGCCGGTCAAGGCGTACCTGCAGCGTGCGCTCGTCCAGCATCGCGATCTATTGACCGGGCCGTGTATCGACGCCCTGAACCGTTTCCTGTCGAACGATGACAAGGTGCTCGCGAGCATCCTTGCGACATTCCATGCGCCGCTGACGATCTGGGCCAACCCAATTGTCGATGCAGCAACGAGTGGCAACGACTTCGATCTGCGCGATGTGCGTCGGCGCCGCATGTCGGTCTATATCGGGATCACACCGGATCATCTGTCCGAGGCAGCGCTGCTCGTGAATCTGGTGTTCTCACAACTCGTCAATCTCAACACAAAGCAGTTGCCCGAGGCGGATCCCACGCTCCGCTTCCAGTGCCTGCTACTGCTCGATGAAATGACAGCGATCGGCAAGATCCACATCATCGCTCGCGCAGTCGCGTACATGGCGGGCTACAACCTGCGGCTACTGTCGGTTGTCCAGTCGGTGGCGCAGCTCGAATCCGTGTACGGCCGGGCGGACGCCCGAACGTTCCTCACGAACCACGCGATGCAGATTCTCTATGCGCCACGCGAGCAGAAAGACGCGAACGAGTATTCCGAGATGCTTGGTACCTTCACCGATCATTCGCGTAGCGTAAGCCGGTCGAGCGCAATCTTCGGCGGCCGGGGTGGATCGAGCGAAAGCACGTCGGAGCAACGCCGGGCTTTGCTGTTGCCGCAGGAGCTGAAGGAGCTCGGTCGCGACAAGGAAATCATCCTGCTGGAGAACACAAAGCCCATTCTGGCTGACCGGATCTGCTACTGGCGCGATCCCGTGTTTGCTTCGCGTGTATCGGCGGCACCTCCAGTACCGGCGATGAATCTCGCACGCTTCCGTGCCCAGGCCGAACGACGATTGCGGGAGGTACAGCCAGAGGAGATTGACCCTGAAGGCGAGGGCCCCATCCAGGTACCGGCTGATTATCTGGAAGTCTTGCAGGCCTGGGATCCACGCGATCTCCCGCAACGGCTTTCTGACCTGAGCGAGGACGAGGCTGTGGCGTATGTCGAGCGGCATTTCATGTTGCTGGGTGTCCCCGCCGCGCGCGTCGCGTGTGCGACACGTCGGCTGACCGTGGCGGATCTTGATGTGGCCGACCTCGCGCCGGCAAAACCTGTGCGCGCGAGGCGTGGAGGCGTACCCGCCGACAGATCGAATGTCCCGGCGAGCCAGGGAGCACGGCAATGA